The genomic region GACACACGGCAGCGCCGACGCCCACGCCCTCCTGAGAGCGCGCGACAGCCTCGCGGTCCTCCCGAAGGTCGCCGACCTGATCGGGGGCGACGACCGGCTCGCGGAGTCGCCGCTGTCGGGGATCGTCGACCGGCCCGACCGCGAGGCCACGAGGGAACTCCACGACGCGCTGGCGGCGGCGCTCGCGGACGATCCGCCCAAGACGCTGCGCGAGGGCGGGCTGATCGAGCGGGGTTACGACGCCGACCTCGACGAGTTGGTCGATCGCCACGAGGCCGCCTTGGAGTGGATCGAGAACCTCGGGAGGCGGGAGAAAGAGGAACACGGGATCACCCACCTGCAGGTCGACCGCAACAAAACCGATGGATATTACATCCAGGTCGGAAAGAGCGAGGCCGAGGACGTTCCGGAGGAGTACCGCCAGGTCAAGACGCTGAAGAACTCGGTTCGGTTCACCACCGACGCGCTCGAAGAACGCGAGCGCGAGATCCTCAGACTCGAGGAGGCCCGCGGCGAACTGGAGTACGAACTGTTCTGCGAACTCCGCGAGCGCGTCGCCGACCGTGCGAACGTGCTCCAGGACGCCGGTCGGGCGATCGCCGAACTCGATTCGCTCGCGAGCCTCTCGACCCACGCGGTCGAGAACCGCTGGGTTCGTCCCGAACTCGAGGAATCGAAGGAACTCGACGTCGAGGCGGGTCGCCACCCGGTCGTCGAGCGGACGACGGAGTTCGTCCCGAACGACCTCTCCCTAACTGGCGACCGCGAGTTCCTGATCGTCACCGGCCCGAACATGAGCGGGAAATCGACCTACATGCGCCAGGTCGCGCTGATCGTCCTCCTCGCACAGGTCGGGAGCTTCGTGCCCGCCGAGCGGGCGAAAATCGGCCTCGTCGACGGGATCTACACCCGCGTGGGCGCGCTCGACGAACTCGCACAGGGGCGCTCTACCTTCATGGTCGAGATGCAGGAGCTCTCGAACATCCTGCACTCGGCCACGGAGGACTCGCTCGTGATCCTCGACGAGGTCGGCCGCGGGACGGCGACCTACGACGGCATCTCGATCGCGTGGGCGACGACCGAATATTTGCACAACGAGATCCGCGCGAAGACGCTCTTCGCGACCCACTACCACGAACTGACGGCGCTCGCCGATCACTTGGAGCGGGTCGAGAACGTCCACGTAGCAGTGGATGACACGGGAGAGGACGTCACCTTCCTGCGGACGATCCGCGGGGGGCCGACGGACCGGTCCTACGGGGTCCACGTCGCGGATCTGGCGGGCGTTCCGGAACCGGTCGTCTCGCGGTCGCGGGACGTGCTCGATCGCCTCCGCGCGGAGAAGGCAATCGAGGCGAGGGGCGGTAGCGAGACGACCCAGCAGGTCGTCTTCGACGTGGGTTCGGGCCGGATGAAAACGGCCTCCGCCGACGGCGGAGCGGGCGGATCGGACGAGGAAGCCGGGGGGTCGATCGACCCCGAGACCGAGGCCGTCCTCTCGGAGCTCTCCGGGGTGGAGCTCGCGGACGTCTCGCCGATCGAGCTGATGACGCGGGTTCAGGAGTGGCAGGGGAGGCTGCGCGAATGAGTCCCAAGGGACCCGAGATCCGCGCGCTCGACCCCGCGACGGTCGACAGGATCGCCGCAGGCGAGGTGGTCGAGCGGCCCGCCTCGGTCGTGAAGGAACTGGTCGAGAACGGCCTCGACGCCGGCGCCACGGGGATCACCGTCGAGGTCGATTCGGGCGGGATCGACCGGATCCGCGTCGCGGACGACGGGGTCGGGATGAGCGAGGAGGACGTCAGAAAGGCCGTCAAACAGCACACCACGAGCAAGCTCCGGGACGTCTCGGATCTGGAGCGGGGCGTCGACACCCTGGGATTCCGCGGGGAGGCGCTGTACACCATCGGCGCGGTCTCCCGACTGGCGATCACGACCAAACCCCGCGGTTCGGAGACGGGGACGAAACTCGTCCTCGCGGGCGGCGAGGTCGAGGCCTGCGAACCCGCGGGCTGTCCCGAGGGGACCGCCGTCGAGGTGACGGACCTCTTCTACAACACGCCCGCCCGGAAGAAGTACCTCAAGCGCGAGTCGACGGAGTTCGACCACGTCAACACCGTCGTCACGCGGTACGCGCTCGCCAACCCCGACGTGCGGTTCGTCCTCGAACACAACGGTAGAGAAGTGTTCTCGACCACGGGCCAGGGCGACCTGCGCACGGCGATCCTCTCGGTCTACGGCCGGGAGGTCGCCCGCGCGATGGTCCCGGTCGAGGGGCTCGCGGAGGGACCCCTGGAGGGGCTCTCGGGCTACGTGAGCGATCCCGAGACGACGCGCGCGAGTCCGACCTACGTCTCGACGTTCGTCAACGGACGGTACGTCCGCGCGAAGCCGGTCAGGACGGCGGTCGTCGAGGCCTACGGGACCCAGCTCGCGCCGAGTCGCTACCCGTTCGCCATCCTCGACCTCGAACTCCCGCCGGAGACGGTCGACGTGAACGTCCACCCCCGAAAGATGGAGGTCCGCTTCGGCGAGCAGTCGGCGATCGAATCCCAGATCGAGGAGACGGTGAAGGAGACGCTGCTCGATCACGGGTTGATCCGGTCGTCTGCCCCACGGGGCCGTTCGGCCCCGGAGGAGGCGGCGGTCGCGCCTGAGTCGACGGAACCTGACGCCGAGCGCACGACCGGGGGGCGATCCGAACCGGAGGCCGGCCGATCGTCGAGCGCGAGCGATCGAGCGGCGGGGACGGACGACCGTGTTCCCGCCCCGAACCGGGTCGACGGATCGGGCGCGGGGGATCGCTCGACGGGCCGGAACGGAGCGAACGCGCGCGGGCGGGACGCCGACCGCGACCGGCGGTTTTCGCGCCCGACGCGACAGACGACGTTCGGCGAGCCCGACGAACCGGACTACGAGCGCCTGCCCGACCTCCGGGTGCTCGGGCAGGTACAGGACACCTACGTGGTCTGTGAGGCCGACGAAGGGCTCCTCGTCGTCGACCAGCACGCCGCCGACGAGCGGGTCCACTACGAGCGCCTGCGCGAGGAACTCGGGGGCGAGACGAGCACGCAGGCACTCGTCTCGCCGGTCGAACTCGAACTCACGGCCCGCGAGGCAGAACTGTTCGACGCCTACGAGGAGGCGCTCGCCCACGTGGGCTTTTCCGCGACCCGCGAGGGGCGGACGGTTCGCGTCGGAACCGTCCCCGCGGCCTTCGACGCGACGCTCCCGCCGGACCTCCTTCGGGACGCGCTGTCGGCGTGTATCGGCGGCGACCCCGGCGACACCGTCGAGGCGACCGTCGACGACCTCCTCGGTGATCTCGCCTGCTACCCCGCGGTCACGGGCAACACCTCGTTGACCGAGGGCTCGGTCGCCGACCTACTGGCGGCGCTCGACGGCTGTGAGAACCCCTACGCCTGCCCGCACGGCCGGCCGACGGTGGTCCGGATCGGCCGCGA from Halalkalicoccus sp. NIPERK01 harbors:
- the mutS gene encoding DNA mismatch repair protein MutS, encoding MTEGGIVGEFLSLKEGTDADLLAMQCGDFYEFFADDAELVAEELDLRVSTKSSHGSSYPMAGVPLSELTPYLKALVERGYRVAVADQYETEDGHAREITRVATPGTLIETSDDDARYLAGIVRVADECYGLAFAEVTTGRFLVTRIEGEDATARAITECYRYDPVEILPGPDLGEDEDFLDALSERTDAEVTLHEKNAFAPGAATHTTREQFGRETLSSLGLESEGPEVRAAGAVLSYVEETGLGVLPSMTRLQPYGADDFVSCDVTTQRNLELTETMTGAGQSLFETVDHTVTSAGGRLLKEWLGRPRRSLGELHRRQDGVGALCERALAREDLRDLLGEAYDLERLASRATHGSADAHALLRARDSLAVLPKVADLIGGDDRLAESPLSGIVDRPDREATRELHDALAAALADDPPKTLREGGLIERGYDADLDELVDRHEAALEWIENLGRREKEEHGITHLQVDRNKTDGYYIQVGKSEAEDVPEEYRQVKTLKNSVRFTTDALEEREREILRLEEARGELEYELFCELRERVADRANVLQDAGRAIAELDSLASLSTHAVENRWVRPELEESKELDVEAGRHPVVERTTEFVPNDLSLTGDREFLIVTGPNMSGKSTYMRQVALIVLLAQVGSFVPAERAKIGLVDGIYTRVGALDELAQGRSTFMVEMQELSNILHSATEDSLVILDEVGRGTATYDGISIAWATTEYLHNEIRAKTLFATHYHELTALADHLERVENVHVAVDDTGEDVTFLRTIRGGPTDRSYGVHVADLAGVPEPVVSRSRDVLDRLRAEKAIEARGGSETTQQVVFDVGSGRMKTASADGGAGGSDEEAGGSIDPETEAVLSELSGVELADVSPIELMTRVQEWQGRLRE
- the mutL gene encoding DNA mismatch repair endonuclease MutL encodes the protein MSPKGPEIRALDPATVDRIAAGEVVERPASVVKELVENGLDAGATGITVEVDSGGIDRIRVADDGVGMSEEDVRKAVKQHTTSKLRDVSDLERGVDTLGFRGEALYTIGAVSRLAITTKPRGSETGTKLVLAGGEVEACEPAGCPEGTAVEVTDLFYNTPARKKYLKRESTEFDHVNTVVTRYALANPDVRFVLEHNGREVFSTTGQGDLRTAILSVYGREVARAMVPVEGLAEGPLEGLSGYVSDPETTRASPTYVSTFVNGRYVRAKPVRTAVVEAYGTQLAPSRYPFAILDLELPPETVDVNVHPRKMEVRFGEQSAIESQIEETVKETLLDHGLIRSSAPRGRSAPEEAAVAPESTEPDAERTTGGRSEPEAGRSSSASDRAAGTDDRVPAPNRVDGSGAGDRSTGRNGANARGRDADRDRRFSRPTRQTTFGEPDEPDYERLPDLRVLGQVQDTYVVCEADEGLLVVDQHAADERVHYERLREELGGETSTQALVSPVELELTAREAELFDAYEEALAHVGFSATREGRTVRVGTVPAAFDATLPPDLLRDALSACIGGDPGDTVEATVDDLLGDLACYPAVTGNTSLTEGSVADLLAALDGCENPYACPHGRPTVVRIGREELSDRFERDYPGHAERRED